In Halosegnis marinus, one genomic interval encodes:
- a CDS encoding branched-chain amino acid ABC transporter permease, translating to MGVTDTLSRGRERVGVPVGTLLVGLFAAVLAVDLVLKLLGVDAGMLGGTLGFERFLSNIWTGLVIGMVLGLGGIGLSMTYSILNFANFAHGDLLSVGGFTGWGVAYVVAGLGAVPVGELILVRAAGDATPGQIGAHVLTTPGALFAGLLVAALATGLLSVGLDRVVYKPMRDRSGIALLIASVGVALALRYLVVFFYGSRNRGVTASVEGSSVDLFGLLTVSAHQLAAVLAAAVLMAAMHFLLQRTKLGTAMRAMADNKDLALVTGIPTERIVTATWFIGGGMAGAAGYLTVMYQGAIAFDFGWQLLLLIFAAVILGGIGSIYGAISGGLIIGLVFALSTVWIPADFNEAAAFAVMILALLFRPQGLFSGVTTA from the coding sequence ATGGGCGTTACTGACACTCTCAGTCGGGGGCGCGAGCGTGTCGGCGTGCCGGTCGGCACCCTGCTCGTCGGCCTGTTCGCTGCCGTGCTCGCGGTCGACCTCGTCCTGAAGCTCCTGGGCGTCGACGCAGGGATGCTCGGGGGCACGCTCGGGTTCGAGCGCTTCCTCTCGAATATCTGGACGGGGCTCGTCATCGGAATGGTGCTCGGCCTCGGGGGTATCGGCCTGTCGATGACGTACAGCATTCTGAACTTCGCGAACTTCGCGCACGGGGACCTCCTCTCCGTCGGCGGGTTCACCGGCTGGGGAGTCGCCTACGTCGTCGCCGGACTCGGCGCCGTCCCGGTCGGCGAACTCATCCTCGTCCGCGCCGCGGGCGACGCGACGCCCGGGCAGATCGGCGCACACGTGCTGACGACGCCCGGGGCGCTGTTCGCCGGCCTGCTCGTCGCCGCGCTCGCGACCGGCCTGCTCTCCGTCGGGCTCGACCGCGTCGTGTACAAGCCGATGCGCGACCGCAGCGGTATCGCGCTGCTCATCGCCTCCGTCGGCGTCGCGCTCGCGCTGCGCTACCTCGTCGTCTTCTTCTACGGGAGCCGCAACCGCGGCGTCACCGCGAGCGTCGAAGGCTCCTCCGTGGACCTCTTCGGCCTGCTCACCGTCTCGGCCCACCAGCTCGCCGCCGTCCTCGCGGCGGCCGTGCTGATGGCCGCGATGCACTTCCTGCTCCAGCGCACGAAGCTCGGCACCGCGATGCGCGCGATGGCCGACAACAAGGACCTCGCGCTCGTCACCGGCATCCCGACCGAGCGCATCGTCACCGCCACGTGGTTCATCGGCGGCGGGATGGCCGGGGCCGCCGGCTACCTCACCGTGATGTACCAGGGCGCCATCGCCTTCGACTTCGGCTGGCAGCTGCTCCTCCTGATATTCGCCGCGGTCATCCTCGGGGGCATCGGCTCCATCTACGGCGCCATCTCCGGCGGGCTCATCATCGGGCTCGTGTTCGCGCTCTCGACGGTGTGGATACCCGCCGACTTCAACGAGGCGGCGGCCTTCGCCGTGATGATACTCGCGCTGCTGTTCCGCCCGCAGGGGCTGTTCTCGGGGGTGACGACCGCATGA
- a CDS encoding branched-chain amino acid ABC transporter permease: MTESASATDRVRQVVADHDAVKVALLLLGTYVLFTILVWNQNPDARLNAIANTLRLVTFFAAVYALLVLALNLHWGYTGLFNIGVAGFMAVGAYTYAIATRPVDPAISTQPAGLGLPIPVGVVLGMAVASVLGLLAALPALRLRADYFAIVTLGLSEIVRLSLQSSALDGFLRETFGIGTGGGAGIRVDPGIDEPLRALFYAGGSRADGVTPLGEAVFGITDDLALLGVGGGIRQSVVINWAYVLFLAVFVLAFYWVLSRIGKSPFGRVLKAIREDELVANALGKNVNLVKIKVFMIGCALMGLGGILWQGSQGSFSPTPQFLPVITFYIFVAMMIGGSGSNTGSVLGAIVFAGLLFEAPRRFGAFVRQQFSADANPATVIDAVGGLLSGNVDTFVVYITETRIAALQFVLLGVVLVLLMQRRPEGLLGHRIEEAAAVDLSVRPERTGGTGGSGGAAAADGGETDE, from the coding sequence ATGACCGAGAGCGCCTCGGCGACCGACCGCGTCAGACAGGTCGTCGCCGACCACGACGCCGTGAAGGTCGCCCTGCTGCTGTTGGGGACCTACGTGCTGTTCACGATACTCGTCTGGAACCAGAACCCCGACGCGCGGCTCAACGCCATCGCCAACACGCTCCGGCTGGTGACGTTCTTCGCCGCCGTCTACGCGCTGCTCGTGCTCGCGTTGAACCTCCACTGGGGGTACACCGGGCTGTTCAACATCGGCGTGGCCGGCTTCATGGCCGTCGGCGCGTACACCTACGCCATCGCCACCCGGCCCGTGGACCCGGCCATCTCGACCCAGCCCGCGGGGCTCGGCCTCCCGATCCCCGTCGGCGTCGTGCTCGGGATGGCCGTCGCCTCGGTGTTGGGACTGCTGGCCGCGTTGCCGGCCTTGCGGCTCAGGGCCGACTACTTCGCCATCGTGACGCTCGGCCTCTCCGAAATCGTGCGGCTCTCGCTCCAGTCGAGCGCGCTCGACGGCTTCCTCCGCGAGACGTTCGGCATCGGGACCGGCGGCGGCGCGGGCATCCGCGTGGACCCCGGTATCGACGAGCCGCTCCGCGCGCTGTTCTATGCCGGCGGGAGCCGCGCCGACGGCGTGACGCCGCTCGGCGAGGCGGTATTCGGCATCACCGACGACCTCGCCCTGCTCGGCGTCGGCGGCGGTATCCGCCAGTCGGTCGTCATCAACTGGGCGTACGTCCTCTTCCTCGCCGTCTTCGTGCTCGCCTTCTACTGGGTGCTGTCGCGCATCGGCAAGTCGCCGTTCGGCCGCGTGCTGAAGGCCATCCGCGAGGACGAACTCGTCGCCAACGCGCTCGGCAAGAACGTGAACCTCGTGAAGATCAAGGTGTTCATGATCGGCTGTGCGCTGATGGGGCTCGGCGGCATCCTCTGGCAGGGGAGCCAGGGGTCGTTCTCGCCGACGCCGCAGTTCCTGCCGGTCATCACCTTCTACATCTTCGTGGCGATGATGATCGGCGGCTCCGGCTCGAACACCGGCAGCGTGCTCGGGGCCATCGTCTTCGCCGGGCTGCTGTTCGAGGCGCCGCGACGGTTCGGCGCGTTTGTCCGTCAGCAGTTCTCGGCCGACGCCAACCCCGCCACGGTCATCGACGCGGTCGGCGGGCTCCTGTCGGGCAACGTGGACACCTTCGTCGTGTACATCACGGAGACGCGCATCGCCGCGCTCCAGTTCGTCCTGCTCGGCGTGGTCCTCGTACTCCTGATGCAGCGCCGTCCGGAGGGACTGTTGGGGCACCGTATCGAAGAGGCCGCCGCGGTGGACCTCTCCGTGCGCCCGGAGCGGACGGGCGGGACGGGCGGGAGCGGCGGCGCGGCCGCCGCCGACGGGGGTGAGACCGATGAGTGA
- a CDS encoding ABC transporter ATP-binding protein — translation MSDVAPEGTDPDELPETDDSETEKAAQQTPPGLPLRVEDVEKRFGGVTALDGATFSVEEGSITGLIGPNGAGKSTMFDCITGVHTPDAGSIRFHGEELIGKEPYQIAQDGLVRTFQIARELEEMTVLENLMLAPKGQIGESAWRSVAPVARRGVVKQEEQIREDVWETLEFFEIDHLAGEYAGNLSGGQRKLLEMARALMTDPEMVLLDEPLAGVNPTLEEKLLDRVHDLREQGYTFLFVEHDMEVIMENCEHIIVMHQGKVLAEGDADEISENEQVIEAYLGEDLGE, via the coding sequence ATGAGTGACGTCGCCCCCGAGGGGACCGACCCCGACGAACTCCCCGAGACGGACGACTCCGAGACGGAGAAGGCGGCCCAGCAGACCCCGCCGGGGCTCCCGCTCCGGGTGGAGGACGTGGAGAAGCGCTTCGGCGGCGTGACGGCGCTCGACGGCGCGACGTTCTCCGTCGAGGAGGGCTCCATCACGGGGCTCATCGGGCCGAACGGCGCCGGCAAGTCCACGATGTTCGACTGCATCACGGGCGTCCACACGCCCGACGCCGGCTCCATCCGGTTCCACGGCGAGGAGCTCATCGGCAAGGAGCCGTATCAGATCGCACAGGACGGGCTCGTCCGCACCTTCCAGATCGCACGGGAGCTGGAGGAGATGACCGTCCTGGAGAACCTGATGCTCGCCCCGAAGGGGCAGATCGGCGAGTCGGCGTGGCGCTCGGTCGCGCCCGTCGCCCGCCGCGGCGTCGTGAAGCAGGAGGAACAGATACGCGAGGACGTCTGGGAGACGCTGGAGTTCTTCGAAATAGACCACCTCGCGGGCGAGTACGCGGGCAACCTCTCCGGCGGCCAGCGGAAGCTGCTGGAGATGGCGCGCGCGCTGATGACGGACCCGGAGATGGTGCTGCTCGACGAGCCGCTGGCGGGGGTCAACCCCACGCTGGAGGAGAAGCTCCTCGACCGGGTCCACGACCTGCGCGAACAGGGGTACACGTTCCTGTTCGTCGAACACGACATGGAGGTAATCATGGAGAACTGCGAACACATCATCGTCATGCACCAGGGGAAGGTGCTCGCCGAGGGCGACGCCGACGAGATAAGCGAGAACGAACAGGTCATCGAGGCGTACCTCGGGGAGGACCTCGGCGAATGA
- a CDS encoding ABC transporter ATP-binding protein, producing the protein MSAESDPEPADDPTDEPTGAGTTHTTEGESLLSVRDLDAGYGDLQILEGIDLDVDGGEYVTVVGPNGAGKSTVMKSVFGLTTYMGGTIDFDGEEIQTLPPERIIRQGIGYVPQTDNVFAGLSVRENLEMGAYVLDSVPEERIEDVYDRFPILRERETQKAGTLSGGQRQMVAMGRALMLDPDLLLLDEPSAGLAPDLVEEMFDRIDRINEAGTAVLMVEQNAKEALRRCDRGYVLVDGKNRYTDAGDRLLADEQVRRDFLGG; encoded by the coding sequence ATGAGCGCCGAGAGCGACCCCGAGCCGGCGGACGACCCGACGGACGAGCCGACCGGCGCGGGCACGACCCACACCACGGAAGGGGAGAGCCTCCTCTCCGTGCGCGACCTCGACGCCGGCTACGGCGACCTCCAGATCCTGGAGGGTATCGACCTCGACGTGGACGGCGGCGAGTACGTCACCGTCGTCGGGCCGAACGGGGCCGGCAAGTCCACCGTCATGAAGTCCGTGTTCGGGCTGACGACGTACATGGGCGGCACCATCGACTTCGACGGCGAGGAGATACAGACGCTCCCGCCCGAGCGCATCATCCGGCAGGGCATCGGCTACGTCCCGCAGACGGACAACGTGTTCGCGGGGCTGTCCGTGCGCGAGAACCTGGAGATGGGCGCGTACGTGCTCGACAGCGTCCCCGAGGAGCGCATCGAGGACGTGTACGACCGCTTCCCCATCCTCCGCGAGCGCGAGACGCAGAAGGCCGGCACGCTCTCGGGCGGCCAGCGGCAGATGGTCGCGATGGGCCGCGCGCTGATGCTCGACCCCGACCTCCTCCTGCTGGACGAGCCGTCCGCGGGGCTGGCCCCGGACCTCGTCGAGGAGATGTTCGACCGCATCGACCGCATCAACGAGGCCGGGACGGCCGTGTTGATGGTCGAGCAGAACGCGAAGGAGGCGCTGCGCCGCTGTGACCGCGGCTACGTCCTCGTGGACGGCAAGAACCGCTACACGGACGCCGGCGACCGCCTGCTCGCGGACGAGCAGGTCCGCCGCGACTTCCTCGGCGGGTAA